One genomic segment of Erysipelotrichaceae bacterium 66202529 includes these proteins:
- a CDS encoding polysaccharide deacetylase family protein, whose amino-acid sequence MRQRKQGLLLFCVLLVLYAGNAVVNAFETEDSIPIIGYHHIVPDADKKAYFATNMWVVSLSDFEQQMKLLQEKGYHSITLDDVYAWKQGKKKLDAKSVVITFDDGFYSTTKFAQPVLKRYGFTGSVFVIGSAIDEHHGPYKPSIRQHASHADMKDEQVLQYYSHSYNLHHKDKNGFRINQLSNKQLRKDTEQAAEQGSIAYYAYPYGKYNKRIQKILQEQGTRLAFGYNENRKAKRSDDSYALPRFNVNAYTRLDVFWAMIESR is encoded by the coding sequence ATGCGACAGAGAAAACAAGGGCTCCTTCTTTTCTGCGTGCTTTTGGTATTGTATGCGGGAAATGCAGTAGTCAATGCATTTGAAACAGAGGACAGCATTCCCATCATCGGTTACCATCACATCGTTCCAGATGCCGATAAAAAAGCATATTTTGCGACCAATATGTGGGTGGTTTCACTTTCTGATTTTGAACAGCAGATGAAGCTGCTACAGGAAAAGGGCTATCACAGCATTACACTGGATGATGTGTATGCGTGGAAGCAGGGCAAGAAAAAGCTGGATGCGAAAAGTGTTGTTATCACCTTTGATGATGGCTTTTATTCCACAACGAAATTTGCGCAGCCAGTATTGAAGCGCTATGGCTTTACAGGCTCCGTGTTTGTCATCGGCTCGGCTATCGATGAACACCACGGCCCCTATAAGCCTTCCATACGCCAGCATGCATCTCACGCAGATATGAAGGATGAGCAGGTCCTGCAGTATTATTCCCATTCCTATAATCTGCATCATAAGGATAAAAATGGATTCCGTATCAACCAATTAAGCAATAAGCAGCTGCGTAAAGATACCGAACAGGCCGCTGAACAGGGATCGATTGCTTATTACGCCTATCCGTATGGAAAGTATAACAAACGAATACAGAAGATATTACAGGAGCAGGGAACACGGCTGGCTTTTGGATATAATGAAAACCGGAAGGCAAAGCGCAGTGATGATTCCTATGCACTGCCGCGCTTCAATGTCAACGCCTATACCAGATTGGATGTATTTTGGGCGATGATCGAGAGCAGGTAA
- a CDS encoding Crp/Fnr family transcriptional regulator: MTTLKELLEETQECHHDMLKQLFANCPAKIMQQMQLIRMRKNRNLISTYQSSSAVFLLLSGRLQAIEERVVDIPYSFTELQPVDIVGDFELFTGIEGHYVTLKTMEASVCVKISATAYLQWMKQDANALFLRTQMLMQELSVQTQLQRQYLFMDNRTRLLLFLTRSISQKGGRLNATRERIAASIGCSVRTCNRIILTLSQEGLVDCMHGKLQISEQQITAIKKELESSSFSQ; encoded by the coding sequence ATGACAACCCTGAAGGAACTACTGGAGGAAACACAGGAATGCCATCATGACATGCTGAAGCAGCTGTTCGCAAACTGTCCCGCAAAAATTATGCAGCAGATGCAGCTGATTCGTATGCGGAAGAATCGGAATCTAATTTCCACCTATCAATCCAGCAGTGCCGTTTTTCTGCTGCTTAGTGGAAGGCTTCAGGCAATCGAGGAGCGCGTTGTGGATATCCCCTACAGCTTCACAGAGCTGCAGCCGGTGGATATTGTCGGTGATTTTGAGCTGTTTACCGGTATAGAGGGACATTATGTAACGCTGAAAACAATGGAAGCCTCCGTATGTGTAAAAATCAGTGCCACTGCCTATCTGCAATGGATGAAGCAGGACGCAAATGCCCTCTTTCTTCGGACACAAATGCTTATGCAGGAGCTGTCTGTTCAGACACAGCTTCAGCGCCAGTATCTATTTATGGATAACCGTACTCGGCTGCTGCTCTTTCTGACACGCTCCATTTCACAAAAGGGAGGCCGGCTGAATGCAACAAGAGAGCGGATTGCCGCTTCCATCGGCTGCAGTGTCCGTACCTGCAATCGCATCATTCTCACCCTGTCACAGGAGGGACTTGTGGATTGTATGCACGGAAAGCTGCAAATCAGTGAACAACAGATCACAGCCATAAAAAAAGAACTGGAGTCCTCCAGCTTCTCTCAGTAA
- a CDS encoding phosphopentomutase has protein sequence MKPYKRIFTIVIDSLGVGAMPNAAEYDDVGCDTLGHIDAHMPDFNIPNLAKLGLANLHPLKHVAPVSEPKGYYTKLLEASVGKDTMTGHWEMMGLHITTPFKTFTETGFPQDLIDELERQTGRHIIGNKSASGTEILDELAEQEINNGDLIVYTSADSVLQICGNEETMGVETLYHYCEIARELTMRPEWMVGRVIARPYTGSKKGEFKRTSNRHDYALKPYGKTALDALKDAGLDVISIGKIKDIFDGEGITQALKSKSSVHGMEQTIEVMDQDFHGLCFVNLVDFDALWGHRRNPIGYGEELERFDKLLGVVLDKLQEDDLLIITADHGNDPTYKGSDHTKEMVPFLAYSPRMEGHGLLPVSDTFAMIGATIADNFKVAMPENTIGTSCLNQLK, from the coding sequence ATGAAACCATATAAGAGAATTTTTACCATCGTCATCGATTCTCTCGGAGTCGGTGCGATGCCCAATGCCGCAGAATACGATGATGTAGGTTGTGACACCCTGGGACATATCGATGCTCATATGCCGGACTTTAACATACCAAATCTGGCAAAGCTGGGACTGGCGAATCTGCATCCGCTCAAGCATGTTGCCCCGGTATCCGAGCCAAAGGGATACTATACGAAGCTGCTGGAGGCAAGTGTTGGAAAGGATACGATGACCGGACACTGGGAAATGATGGGACTCCATATTACTACACCGTTTAAGACCTTTACTGAAACGGGCTTTCCACAGGATCTGATCGATGAGCTGGAACGCCAAACAGGCCGTCATATCATTGGAAATAAATCAGCCAGCGGAACAGAGATTCTGGATGAGCTGGCAGAGCAGGAAATCAATAACGGTGATTTGATTGTTTACACATCCGCGGATTCCGTACTGCAGATTTGTGGAAATGAAGAAACCATGGGAGTGGAAACCCTGTATCATTACTGTGAAATTGCGCGTGAGCTTACCATGCGGCCGGAATGGATGGTAGGCAGAGTCATTGCCCGTCCGTATACCGGAAGTAAAAAGGGTGAATTTAAACGTACGAGCAACCGTCATGACTATGCCTTGAAGCCTTATGGAAAAACTGCTCTGGATGCGCTGAAGGATGCCGGTTTGGATGTTATCAGCATCGGAAAAATCAAGGATATTTTCGATGGCGAGGGTATCACGCAGGCATTAAAATCCAAGAGCAGCGTCCATGGTATGGAACAGACGATTGAGGTTATGGATCAGGATTTCCACGGGTTATGCTTTGTAAATCTGGTGGATTTCGATGCACTGTGGGGACACCGCAGAAACCCAATCGGTTATGGTGAGGAGCTGGAACGCTTTGACAAGCTGCTGGGCGTTGTTCTGGATAAGCTGCAGGAGGACGATCTGCTCATCATCACCGCAGATCATGGAAACGATCCTACGTATAAGGGAAGCGATCATACTAAGGAAATGGTTCCGTTTCTGGCATACAGCCCGCGTATGGAAGGACACGGACTGCTGCCGGTAAGTGATACATTTGCAATGATCGGAGCTACCATTGCGGATAATTTCAAGGTGGCTATGCCGGAAAATACGATAGGAACAAGCTGTTTAAATCAATTAAAATAA
- a CDS encoding aldehyde dehydrogenase family protein — MEIKALVTKQRNYFRTQATKDINTRRQALKRLKAALREMEAEIHEALRKDLNKSDMEAYMSETGMVLSELTYQLRHMEQWARPKRVRTPLAQFSAKSWTQSEPYGVVLVMAPWNYPFQLALEPVIGAIAAGNTVIIKPSAYAPATSAVIAKLIQHCFSKEYVAVVEGGRKENTELLEQRFDYIFFTGGVEVGRLVMSKASRYLTPVTLELGGKSPCIIDKTADLKLAARRIAFGKFLNAGQTCVAPDYVYVEECVKHEFLAYLQDSLYTFFQGEALYSDSYPSIVNEKHFKRLSALLQDGSVCIGGRICEETLQIEPTVLEDITWQHPIMQEEIFGPLLPVLTFTSLDEVIQTLLDKEKPLALYLFTKNKKAEHKVLSTLSFGGGCINDTIIHLATSAMGFGGVGQSGMGSYHGRESFKTFSHNKSIVKKANWIDLPFRYHPYTKCKDRLVRMFLK; from the coding sequence ATGGAAATCAAAGCATTGGTAACAAAACAGCGGAACTATTTTCGTACACAGGCGACAAAGGATATAAATACACGCCGACAGGCGTTAAAAAGACTGAAAGCAGCGCTGCGGGAAATGGAAGCGGAAATTCATGAAGCACTGCGTAAAGATCTCAATAAGTCCGATATGGAAGCCTATATGAGTGAGACCGGTATGGTGCTGAGTGAGCTGACCTATCAGCTGCGTCATATGGAGCAGTGGGCAAGGCCGAAGCGGGTTCGTACGCCGCTTGCACAGTTTTCCGCTAAAAGCTGGACACAGAGTGAGCCATATGGCGTTGTGCTTGTGATGGCTCCATGGAATTATCCCTTCCAGCTCGCACTTGAACCGGTTATTGGGGCAATCGCGGCAGGGAATACGGTCATTATTAAGCCGAGCGCCTATGCTCCGGCAACCTCTGCTGTCATTGCGAAGCTCATACAGCACTGCTTTTCCAAGGAATATGTGGCTGTTGTAGAGGGAGGACGCAAAGAGAATACAGAGCTGCTGGAGCAGCGCTTTGACTATATCTTCTTTACCGGTGGTGTTGAAGTAGGCCGTCTGGTCATGTCCAAGGCTAGTCGCTATTTAACGCCGGTAACGCTGGAGCTAGGAGGAAAGAGTCCGTGTATCATCGATAAAACAGCAGATCTGAAGCTGGCAGCACGACGCATTGCTTTTGGAAAATTTCTGAATGCCGGACAGACCTGTGTCGCACCGGATTATGTATATGTGGAGGAGTGTGTAAAGCATGAATTTCTGGCCTATCTGCAGGATAGTCTGTATACATTTTTTCAGGGAGAGGCACTGTACAGCGACAGCTATCCAAGTATTGTGAATGAAAAGCATTTCAAGCGGCTCAGCGCCCTGCTGCAGGACGGCTCTGTTTGTATAGGGGGGAGAATCTGTGAGGAAACTCTGCAAATCGAACCGACGGTACTTGAGGATATCACCTGGCAGCATCCAATCATGCAGGAGGAAATTTTTGGGCCGCTTCTTCCCGTGCTGACCTTTACCAGTCTGGACGAGGTCATACAAACCTTGCTGGATAAGGAAAAGCCGCTGGCGCTGTATCTGTTCACAAAAAATAAAAAGGCAGAGCATAAGGTGCTGTCAACACTGAGCTTTGGCGGCGGCTGTATCAATGATACTATTATCCATTTGGCAACGAGTGCAATGGGCTTTGGCGGTGTTGGACAAAGCGGTATGGGAAGTTATCACGGCCGGGAAAGCTTCAAAACCTTTTCTCATAATAAGAGCATTGTGAAAAAAGCGAACTGGATCGATCTTCCGTTTCGCTATCATCCATATACAAAATGCAAAGACCGTCTTGTCCGCATGTTTCTGAAGTAG
- the deoD gene encoding purine-nucleoside phosphorylase, translated as MSTPHNAAAKGDIAKTVLMPGDPLRAKYIAETYLENPVQFNTVRNMFGYTGTYKGKKISVMGSGMGMPSIGIYSYELYKFYDVENIIRIGSAGAYTDTLKLFDLVLADSAWSESTFAKAQADVDGDIQKPSAELNAEIEAAAARVNKPLTKARIHSSDVFYHEDNVDGHKEFFEKHGCVCVEMESFALFHNARVLNKRAACILTISDSLVTHAETTAEERQTSFNDMMLVALETAAAL; from the coding sequence ATGTCAACACCACATAACGCTGCCGCAAAGGGCGATATCGCCAAAACCGTTTTAATGCCGGGAGATCCGCTGCGTGCGAAGTACATCGCTGAGACCTATCTGGAAAATCCGGTACAGTTCAACACCGTCCGCAACATGTTCGGATATACAGGAACCTATAAGGGAAAAAAGATTTCCGTCATGGGAAGCGGTATGGGAATGCCGAGCATCGGAATTTATTCCTATGAGCTTTATAAATTTTACGATGTTGAAAATATCATTCGTATTGGAAGTGCCGGTGCCTATACGGATACCTTAAAGCTGTTTGACCTGGTACTGGCAGACAGTGCATGGAGTGAATCCACATTTGCCAAGGCACAGGCAGATGTAGACGGTGATATTCAAAAGCCGAGCGCTGAGCTGAATGCAGAAATTGAAGCTGCCGCAGCCAGAGTGAACAAACCGCTGACTAAGGCAAGAATCCATTCCAGTGATGTATTCTATCACGAAGATAACGTAGACGGACATAAGGAATTTTTTGAAAAGCATGGCTGTGTCTGTGTGGAAATGGAAAGCTTTGCCCTGTTTCACAATGCCAGAGTACTGAACAAGCGTGCTGCGTGCATTCTGACCATTTCCGACTCTTTAGTAACACATGCCGAAACAACGGCAGAGGAACGCCAGACATCCTTTAACGATATGATGCTGGTTGCCCTGGAGACAGCTGCAGCACTATAA
- a CDS encoding HAD hydrolase-like protein: MDTIKHVVWDWNGTLLDDIDVSMDALNTILKKEKLPLVLDKAEYRKYFQFPVIEYYKKVGFDFDKTPFPILAKEYMRYYQPHSMDCSLHEGVTEMLAQLKQKGLHQYLLSASDLHFLHEQLDNYDIKQYFEQVRGLDNIHAASKAELAKRFVQESRLNPQEVVFIGDSVHDSEVAHGAGCHCILIANGHEDKGKLEQTGCVVVDSIRDCSSLMA, encoded by the coding sequence ATGGATACTATAAAGCATGTTGTCTGGGACTGGAACGGTACTCTGCTGGATGATATTGATGTCAGTATGGATGCATTAAATACGATTTTGAAAAAAGAAAAGCTGCCTCTGGTACTGGATAAGGCAGAATATCGGAAATATTTTCAGTTTCCGGTAATCGAATATTATAAGAAGGTTGGCTTTGATTTTGATAAAACGCCGTTTCCTATATTAGCAAAGGAATATATGCGTTATTATCAGCCGCACAGTATGGACTGCTCCCTGCATGAGGGAGTTACCGAAATGCTGGCTCAGCTGAAGCAGAAGGGACTGCATCAGTATCTGCTGAGTGCCAGTGATTTACATTTTCTGCATGAACAGCTGGACAATTATGATATTAAACAATATTTTGAACAGGTGCGCGGTCTGGATAATATCCATGCGGCAAGTAAGGCAGAGCTGGCAAAGCGTTTTGTACAGGAAAGCAGGCTGAATCCGCAGGAGGTCGTTTTTATCGGAGACAGTGTCCATGACAGTGAGGTTGCCCATGGTGCGGGCTGTCACTGTATCCTGATTGCCAATGGTCATGAGGATAAGGGGAAGCTGGAGCAAACCGGCTGTGTGGTTGTTGACAGCATTCGTGACTGCAGTTCCCTTATGGCATAA